tcagataacaactgaagctagactccatgttacacttactaaaatgggattcctaggttgatataaactacctttttctggggagtatatactacgagttggactactggtttagatcttgaaggtctttgtttaccggatccaagttctcttgtgcttttcatgaccatcatgttaagtgcattagcagagcatagttaagatgataactattgtggatatagaaccaattgaacacatgtattaatataacaaagataatcagggtaatctggtatccttcttggcataacgttgtgtagttatatgaagcgtacattccttaatatctggaacaatatTATGtttaggtagtggaacaaggagagcgtctgttgtacatcaacactagatactgctaataccactgtagaggtatagtatataatccctgcccggtgcagtaaaatgtaaacggcggctgtattatgacggtccaaaggtaggtaaatccttgtcgggtaattatcgtcgtgcgtgaaagttggtccgactcttcacatgtcgtttatctaaaactttcttaaatagaattatctttgaatatgaggatccagatggcccgacggttagaccctgagcacctttacatcccttaaatcatatacaggatcaaatcttccttgagcgactcgacaggcactagagatagcgtgaaagctcttttgatttccatgaacggagttacatattagattctcttcgctcccatggtatttagtaagttaacattgaaacgtatccagtgtaaagtttgaacgtaatccagctttaccttctatgttgttatgttaaccaaataagtttcatcgttgttgatatttcattgacatgttgataacataaatactaacaaaccaccggttttggatgggattacttttaacaccgcataatatgctaaaaagtaccattcaggtacgatatgaagcggagttacaaaccggttcactggtatggagttatctgggtgcgataattcgacatagctgtgatgttaaggagcataggagatgctac
The Besnoitia besnoiti strain Bb-Ger1 chromosome Unknown contig00105, whole genome shotgun sequence genome window above contains:
- a CDS encoding putative apocytochrome b (encoded by transcript BESB_015600), which translates into the protein MLSALSIVVSSVYLKNQHLYTSCTNIMTFTLVVAFLIYVELSHPDNSIPVNRFVTPLHIVPEWYFLAYYAVLKVIPSKTGGLLVFMLSTCQ